The Fusobacterium necrophorum subsp. necrophorum genome has a window encoding:
- a CDS encoding biotin/lipoyl-containing protein, with translation MKLDHHSIEEMMKILNRYQLEELSYEGEQGKITLTAASGVKEKKKERSKQREREKADTSKYVISEGIGKYFFLRENGKAYIEVGEELKVGDTIGYVTSIGISTPLISKFSGVIEEILVKNGDVIDYGKKLIKIQE, from the coding sequence ATGAAATTAGATCATCACAGCATTGAAGAGATGATGAAAATACTGAATCGATATCAACTGGAAGAGTTGTCCTATGAGGGAGAGCAGGGAAAAATTACCTTGACAGCCGCTTCCGGTGTCAAAGAGAAGAAGAAAGAGCGAAGCAAGCAAAGAGAAAGAGAGAAAGCGGATACAAGTAAATATGTCATTTCCGAAGGAATAGGAAAGTACTTTTTCTTACGAGAAAATGGAAAGGCGTATATTGAAGTCGGAGAAGAGTTGAAAGTTGGGGATACCATAGGTTATGTAACGAGCATTGGAATTTCTACTCCTTTGATTTCCAAATTTTCCGGAGTGATAGAAGAGATTTTAGTAAAAAATGGAGATGTTATCGACTACGGAAAAAAATTGATTAAAATACAAGAATAG
- the accC gene encoding acetyl-CoA carboxylase biotin carboxylase subunit, which produces MFQKILVANRGEIAVRIIRAAKELNIKTVAVYSEADRDSLHVRLADEAVCIGGNASTDSYLKIPNIMAAAEATGADAIHPGYGFLSENAKFAEICMSHDITFIGPRVDCIQNMGDKATARATAIANEVPVSRGTGILQTVEEAVKKVEEEIHYPVMIKATAGGGGKGMRIAFSEEELRENMAAAQQEALAAFGNGDVYIEKYIEEPRHVEVQILGDNYGNVIHLSTRDCSIQRRHQKMIEEAPAFSVPFKIQNEMGEAAVRLAKAIQYNSAGTLEFLVDKNNQYYFMEMNTRVQVEHTVTELVTGIDIIQLQIRLAAGEKLNIKQQDVAVFGHAIECRINAESPKDFLPSPGVIQQYIVPGGNGIRVDSHSYAGYEISPYYDSMIGKIIAFGVNRQEAIAKMKRALSEYVIEGVETTIPFYLQVLENENYQKGNITTAFMEENFSGK; this is translated from the coding sequence ATGTTTCAAAAAATATTAGTGGCAAATCGTGGTGAAATTGCTGTTAGAATCATTCGAGCCGCCAAAGAGTTAAATATAAAGACGGTAGCCGTTTATTCCGAAGCGGATCGAGACAGTTTGCATGTTCGATTGGCAGATGAGGCAGTGTGTATTGGAGGAAATGCCAGCACGGATTCTTACTTGAAAATTCCGAACATCATGGCGGCAGCAGAAGCGACAGGAGCGGATGCCATTCATCCGGGATATGGATTTTTGTCGGAAAATGCAAAATTTGCAGAAATTTGTATGAGTCATGATATTACCTTTATCGGTCCCAGAGTCGATTGTATTCAAAATATGGGAGATAAGGCAACCGCAAGGGCAACCGCTATCGCCAATGAAGTACCCGTATCCAGAGGAACGGGAATTTTACAAACTGTGGAAGAGGCAGTGAAAAAAGTAGAGGAAGAAATTCACTATCCCGTTATGATTAAGGCAACCGCAGGCGGAGGAGGAAAGGGAATGAGAATTGCTTTTTCCGAGGAAGAACTTCGAGAAAATATGGCGGCAGCTCAACAGGAAGCTCTGGCCGCTTTTGGAAATGGAGATGTCTATATTGAAAAATATATTGAAGAACCTAGACATGTGGAAGTACAAATTTTAGGAGATAACTATGGGAATGTGATTCACTTGAGCACAAGAGATTGTTCCATTCAAAGACGACATCAAAAAATGATCGAAGAAGCCCCCGCTTTTTCCGTTCCTTTTAAGATACAGAATGAAATGGGAGAAGCAGCGGTTCGTTTGGCAAAGGCCATTCAATATAATTCTGCCGGAACTTTGGAATTTTTAGTGGATAAAAACAATCAATACTATTTTATGGAAATGAATACTCGGGTACAAGTGGAACATACGGTAACGGAGCTGGTGACCGGAATCGATATTATTCAATTGCAAATTCGTTTGGCAGCCGGGGAAAAATTAAATATCAAACAGCAAGATGTCGCTGTATTCGGACATGCTATTGAATGTCGTATCAATGCGGAAAGTCCAAAGGATTTTTTACCGAGTCCCGGAGTGATTCAACAATATATTGTTCCCGGAGGGAACGGAATTCGAGTAGATTCTCATAGCTATGCGGGATATGAAATCAGTCCTTACTACGATTCTATGATAGGAAAAATAATTGCTTTCGGGGTCAATCGACAGGAAGCGATTGCAAAAATGAAACGGGCTTTGTCAGAATATGTCATAGAGGGAGTGGAAACTACAATTCCTTTTTATTTACAAGTGTTGGAGAATGAAAATTATCAAAAAGGAAACATCACGACAGCTTTTATGGAAGAAAATTTTTCAGGAAAATAA
- a CDS encoding Asp23/Gls24 family envelope stress response protein: protein MSELGNIRIADEVIKTIAAKAASEVEGIYKLAGGVVDEVSKMLGKKRLTNGVKVEVGEKECSIEVYVVVEYGYKIPIVAQAVQEAVLKTVSDLSGLKVVEVNVYVQNVMDREEPILEEDL, encoded by the coding sequence ATGAGCGAATTAGGAAATATTAGAATAGCAGACGAGGTTATTAAGACAATCGCAGCGAAAGCCGCTTCTGAAGTAGAGGGAATCTACAAACTTGCCGGCGGAGTTGTGGATGAAGTTAGCAAAATGCTTGGGAAGAAACGACTTACCAACGGAGTGAAAGTGGAAGTTGGAGAAAAAGAATGCAGTATTGAAGTGTATGTTGTTGTGGAATATGGATATAAAATTCCGATTGTGGCACAGGCGGTTCAAGAAGCTGTGTTGAAAACGGTTTCTGATTTAAGTGGTTTAAAAGTAGTAGAGGTCAATGTTTATGTACAAAATGTGATGGACAGAGAAGAACCGATTTTAGAAGAAGACTTATAA